The proteins below come from a single Dehalococcoidia bacterium genomic window:
- a CDS encoding GspE/PulE family protein, which yields MADKNAPKTESKEKKGNGGNKQNVVSFQFSSPAVDLETIDVQTEALELIPRKVALEQEVLPYKLEDDTLTVVTYNPDDLQLIDTLSVLTKKRIKTVTPNTGDLHVFIKSKYENASVQDATPMLSESLMDIIAPIEISKQEELSEASMEAATDAPIVKAVDFIITRAVQERASDIHIAPEEHVLNVRYRIDGVLHNSVSLPLGVMSAVLTRIKILANMNIAERRRPQDGSFSAKISGRVIDFRVATIGTNWGEYCVMRVLDKTYSIIELEDIGMPQYFLEPYLQCLNSPFGMIIFSGPTGSGKTTSLYSSLAKLDREKLNIMSIEDPIEYKFDGIRQIQVNRAAEITFAKGLRQCMRLDPDVILVGEIRDKETAQTAVDAALTGHLVLTSIHSNDAVGALVRLVDLGVEPFLVTSAVLATISQRLVRRACPKCKEIQTAPVADQLVYKQVTGKEKTDFHYGKGCSNCSNTGFRGRIGVFELLLVTDTIKSMLSRGAGSVEIKQQAVKDGMLFMRHHGMSLAREGMTTPGEVARHVFTID from the coding sequence ATGGCTGATAAGAACGCGCCTAAAACAGAAAGCAAAGAGAAAAAGGGCAACGGCGGTAATAAACAGAACGTCGTCAGCTTTCAGTTTTCTTCTCCTGCTGTAGACCTTGAAACGATAGACGTTCAAACGGAAGCGCTGGAACTGATACCGAGGAAGGTGGCGCTGGAGCAGGAAGTGCTTCCCTACAAGCTGGAGGACGATACCCTCACCGTTGTCACCTATAACCCGGACGACTTACAGCTCATCGACACGCTGTCCGTGCTTACAAAGAAGCGCATAAAAACGGTTACTCCGAACACTGGCGACCTCCATGTCTTCATAAAGAGCAAATATGAGAACGCGTCCGTTCAAGACGCCACCCCCATGTTAAGCGAATCCTTGATGGACATCATCGCTCCTATCGAGATATCCAAGCAGGAGGAACTGTCGGAAGCCTCGATGGAAGCGGCCACCGACGCGCCAATCGTGAAAGCGGTGGACTTTATAATCACACGCGCCGTTCAGGAAAGGGCCTCGGATATTCACATAGCGCCTGAGGAGCACGTGCTGAACGTGCGCTACCGCATAGACGGTGTGCTGCACAACTCGGTTTCGCTCCCACTCGGTGTCATGTCCGCCGTGCTGACCAGAATTAAGATATTGGCGAACATGAACATCGCCGAGCGCCGCCGCCCGCAGGACGGCTCCTTCTCAGCAAAGATATCGGGCAGGGTGATCGACTTCCGCGTAGCCACCATCGGCACCAACTGGGGAGAATACTGCGTCATGCGCGTGCTGGACAAGACCTATAGCATAATCGAACTTGAAGACATAGGCATGCCGCAATATTTCCTGGAACCATACCTGCAATGTCTGAATTCGCCGTTCGGAATGATAATATTCAGTGGCCCTACCGGTTCGGGTAAAACCACCTCGCTTTATTCATCTCTAGCCAAGCTGGACAGGGAAAAACTGAATATCATGAGCATTGAAGACCCCATTGAATATAAATTCGATGGGATAAGGCAGATACAGGTCAACCGCGCCGCCGAAATCACCTTCGCGAAAGGGTTGCGCCAGTGCATGCGTCTCGACCCGGATGTTATACTCGTAGGAGAAATTCGAGACAAGGAAACGGCCCAGACCGCCGTAGACGCCGCCTTGACGGGACACCTTGTGCTGACCTCCATCCACTCCAACGACGCCGTAGGCGCGCTCGTGCGCTTGGTAGACCTGGGAGTCGAACCGTTCCTTGTGACCTCCGCCGTGCTGGCAACCATATCCCAACGCCTGGTGAGAAGGGCATGCCCCAAATGCAAAGAGATACAAACGGCGCCCGTGGCAGATCAGCTGGTATATAAACAGGTGACCGGCAAGGAAAAAACCGATTTCCATTACGGTAAAGGTTGCAGCAACTGCTCAAACACCGGATTCCGCGGAAGGATCGGCGTATTTGAGCTTCTGCTGGTGACTGATACCATCAAGAGCATGCTTTCCAGGGGCGCAGGATCCGTGGAGATTAAACAACAGGCGGTGAAAGACGGCATGCTCTTCATGCGGCATCACGGCATGAGCCTGGCGAGGGAAGGCATGACCACCCCCGGCGAAGTGGCGCGCCATGTATTCACCATCGACTAG
- a CDS encoding type II secretion system F family protein encodes MRRFSYIGFNPNGEEVRGELEADSERTAEATLWKSDITIVNIKEKKKLLPPIEELLPSLYAVKTEEIINLNRDLYTLLNAGIGIYPSLTMLYERTNKRSMKSLIQDILQSVEAGSSFSEACEKHPKLFSPFYIRMTKVGEEIGNMEQMLQQISIQMVKEAEIKRKVKGAMTYPMIVLVFAVVAIIGLVTFLVPAMKGLFEQMGGEMPFLTKAMVSISDFTMDNILYLSIVTFLIIGGVIWYLRTARGKMTKDAMMLKTPIIKDVNLKGAMARTTRNMALLLGGGISITDALDLIVQTSDNHILKRAFQQLRSDVNDGLLLSQALKNQAIFPTLIGQVVGVGELTGKLEPNLISIADFYETETDRAVAKATQMLTPIMTVVIGGIVAVIALSMYQPMYGIAGQIQGE; translated from the coding sequence ATGAGGCGATTCAGTTACATAGGTTTTAATCCCAACGGCGAAGAGGTAAGGGGAGAGCTGGAGGCCGACTCCGAAAGGACTGCGGAAGCGACCCTCTGGAAGTCCGATATCACCATCGTCAATATCAAAGAAAAAAAGAAACTGCTGCCTCCAATAGAGGAACTGCTGCCGTCACTGTACGCCGTTAAGACCGAAGAAATAATCAATTTGAACCGCGATCTTTACACGCTCCTGAATGCGGGCATCGGCATCTACCCTTCACTGACAATGCTTTACGAACGCACAAATAAGAGGTCTATGAAGAGCCTGATACAGGACATACTTCAATCGGTCGAGGCAGGCAGTTCCTTCTCGGAAGCATGCGAGAAACATCCCAAACTATTCTCGCCTTTCTATATACGCATGACAAAAGTTGGCGAGGAAATAGGTAATATGGAGCAGATGCTGCAGCAGATAAGTATCCAGATGGTCAAAGAGGCCGAGATCAAGCGGAAGGTAAAGGGAGCTATGACATATCCGATGATCGTGCTTGTATTTGCGGTAGTGGCCATCATCGGTCTTGTAACCTTCCTTGTTCCGGCCATGAAGGGTCTGTTTGAGCAGATGGGCGGCGAGATGCCTTTCCTCACAAAAGCCATGGTATCCATATCTGATTTCACTATGGATAATATCCTTTACCTGTCTATCGTCACATTCCTAATCATAGGCGGCGTTATATGGTATCTCAGAACAGCGCGGGGTAAGATGACCAAGGATGCCATGATGCTGAAGACACCTATCATCAAAGATGTAAACTTAAAGGGAGCCATGGCCAGGACAACGCGGAATATGGCGTTGCTGCTGGGAGGAGGAATATCAATTACTGACGCGCTGGACCTAATAGTGCAAACGAGCGATAACCACATCTTAAAGAGGGCATTCCAGCAACTGCGGAGCGACGTGAATGACGGACTTCTTTTATCACAGGCGCTGAAAAACCAGGCTATTTTCCCGACTCTAATCGGACAGGTAGTAGGTGTCGGTGAATTAACGGGAAAGCTCGAACCTAATCTAATTTCAATAGCAGATTTCTACGAGACAGAGACGGACAGGGCGGTGGCAAAAGCGACCCAGATGCTTACACCTATCATGACCGTAGTCATTGGAGGAATAGTTGCTGTGATAGCCCTCTCCATGTACCAGCCGATGTACGGCATAGCCGGACAGATTCAGGGTGAATAA
- a CDS encoding type II secretion system protein, protein MNVEDFGRNCSTMKRLRGFTLIEVVTALAITSILLPVVSIVFYQVLVIPPDQSAYITLVNDVERLASMLYQDGYRAETFSEGDLNPDFGSFSWTDYSTGDIYYVRYYWTGSDCSNSSQCHIAREVTIIAPTPTPSEPTPTPTPTPTPTPTPTPTALPTPTATATPSSYTYCDNWGEDKWAYGRTWSNQEWVTCSRPYDLADFFNMGVRVPSCVGEIDSGYQMFYGDESIYDAICSVGDDYWMEYEYLAVPVPHEDSQLYQFKIYQDRDSVTEISVTFIGRGPDAPSDTIYYLKVYLWDYVDDTWDRYVNVNGPAGSAVMNTYTFSISSNPNHYIEAGSGNLSVLVAADFNPSHSSQGVYTDYIEVEIE, encoded by the coding sequence ATGAACGTTGAAGATTTTGGAAGGAACTGCAGCACAATGAAGCGCTTGCGCGGTTTTACATTGATAGAGGTGGTAACAGCGCTGGCTATCACTTCCATACTGTTGCCCGTAGTAAGTATTGTATTCTATCAGGTACTGGTCATCCCTCCAGATCAGAGTGCCTACATCACACTTGTCAACGATGTGGAGCGTCTCGCATCAATGCTCTATCAGGACGGCTATAGAGCTGAAACCTTCAGCGAAGGAGACTTGAACCCGGATTTCGGTTCTTTCAGCTGGACCGATTACTCCACAGGAGATATATATTACGTCAGATATTACTGGACTGGCAGCGATTGCAGCAACAGCTCGCAGTGCCATATAGCCAGAGAGGTTACTATTATAGCCCCGACGCCGACACCATCGGAACCGACACCGACGCCGACACCAACGCCTACGCCCACACCCACACCAACGCCTACGGCCCTGCCCACGCCTACGGCTACGGCTACCCCTTCATCATATACCTATTGCGACAACTGGGGTGAGGACAAGTGGGCCTACGGCAGAACCTGGAGCAACCAGGAATGGGTTACCTGCAGCCGTCCCTATGATCTAGCGGACTTCTTCAATATGGGGGTAAGGGTTCCCTCCTGCGTTGGCGAGATCGATTCCGGATACCAGATGTTTTACGGCGACGAATCTATATATGATGCGATATGCAGCGTCGGCGACGACTACTGGATGGAATACGAGTATCTTGCCGTACCGGTGCCCCATGAGGATTCGCAATTATACCAGTTCAAGATTTATCAGGACAGGGATAGCGTCACCGAGATATCGGTAACATTTATAGGCCGCGGCCCGGATGCTCCTTCCGACACTATATACTATCTTAAGGTTTATTTGTGGGACTATGTAGACGACACGTGGGACAGATACGTTAATGTGAATGGACCAGCTGGCAGTGCGGTTATGAATACCTATACTTTCAGCATCTCATCGAATCCTAATCACTATATCGAAGCGGGCTCCGGGAACCTCAGCGTTCTCGTCGCGGCGGATTTCAATCCCAGCCACTCGTCCCAGGGTGTATATACAGATTATATAGAGGTAGAGATAGAGTAG
- a CDS encoding glycine-rich domain-containing protein produces the protein MKRLSEHTTRIFSILAVTALAVTAVLQSFVWQVQTAEADSVHTETFSSVGTTSWTVPEGVESVEVLVVGGGGGGGGAGIAYACGGGGGGGGLVYSASYAVTAGNSITVTVGGGGSGGSSTNNGNAGGNSVFGTLTAYGGGYGGGNANGGNGGSGGGAGTYLDDHNGGTASPSGQGYNGGNSYYNNCYHWSCLCLCLWASAAGGGGGANAAGGSGSVPDVAGNGGAGKSYSISGSAVTYAGGGGGGTYSGTAGTGGAGGGGNGGENANGGAGTDGLGGGGGGAGCTGVIRNGGDGGDGIVIIKYTKFEKTLTTSTGAGGTVTTPGIGTYTYGKNQVVSVLATADSCYRFDSWTGTAVTAGKVADPNDASTTVTMSDNYTLTANFIWNCYDLTISSGDGGDVTTPGEGTFEDYASGQVVNIVATPDDCHAFVNWSGDTGAIANVNAASTTITMNGNYSITANFRWDCYDLTTNSSSDGSVTTPGEGTYTYNLSQVVNIVATPDYCQEFVNWTGDTGTIANVNAASTTITMDGNYSITANFTFDSGSCFNLSTSAGTGGTVTTPGTGTYPYLSGTVVDIVATPGDCYAFSDWSGNTSTIDGVANSSTTITVDDDYAIQANFGRYTYILTITNGSEGGSPYFVGSNPIDCGTIVSVYANTLPGYTFIGWSPPDAVVDDTDEETTLLIHDNTTLWSFYVSGTPTPTVTPTPTTPGNESQSTMYLTWHVSQENFRLNSAGGYIIADILANMTSRMGKTLEKQLTIYIKQRVTEVSQGRGGIWGEDLIVGLDSMSISGEGNLFSGDLYVDGAVSVTGEGNMVSGTLYCDLLSATGDGADFRCGGPESCPAVSFDEIESKLGTPDDKFYANLSESIEVLDDINNEYVFTTDVVLTTVDEVWQDNDPSTYTLKPGYYYSPGTITLSTGGVPTRGRVTFIADQIIIDNTTTGYGSEYYIGLEPYDADGLLLWSTGNGGTPNTFNNGDIMIKGDDGWRNACVRLEGVLFAPDGEIELQGSGPRLQGYERPILSRGAIMAKYLTIYGNEWWMYRW, from the coding sequence ATGAAGAGATTATCTGAACATACAACAAGGATCTTCTCAATACTGGCGGTAACGGCGCTGGCGGTTACTGCTGTTCTGCAATCTTTCGTATGGCAGGTGCAAACTGCCGAGGCCGACTCGGTACATACAGAGACATTCAGCTCTGTAGGCACTACATCTTGGACGGTGCCCGAAGGAGTAGAATCGGTTGAGGTGCTGGTGGTGGGAGGTGGTGGCGGAGGTGGCGGAGCTGGAATAGCATATGCCTGTGGAGGAGGTGGCGGCGGCGGCGGACTTGTCTATAGCGCGAGTTACGCTGTGACAGCCGGCAACAGCATCACGGTTACAGTCGGCGGAGGAGGTTCCGGCGGCAGCAGCACCAATAACGGTAATGCAGGAGGGAACAGCGTATTCGGCACCTTAACGGCATATGGAGGAGGATATGGCGGAGGCAATGCCAACGGCGGTAACGGCGGCTCCGGAGGAGGAGCAGGAACATACCTGGACGATCATAACGGAGGCACCGCATCGCCGAGCGGCCAGGGATACAACGGCGGAAACAGCTATTATAACAATTGTTATCACTGGTCTTGTCTTTGTCTGTGTCTCTGGGCTTCCGCGGCAGGCGGCGGCGGCGGCGCCAATGCTGCAGGCGGTTCCGGCTCGGTACCGGATGTAGCCGGTAATGGAGGCGCCGGTAAGTCTTATAGCATAAGCGGATCCGCCGTTACCTATGCAGGCGGCGGAGGAGGAGGCACTTACTCAGGAACGGCGGGTACGGGCGGCGCTGGCGGAGGCGGTAACGGGGGCGAGAACGCAAATGGCGGAGCCGGTACAGACGGCCTCGGCGGCGGCGGCGGCGGCGCGGGATGCACCGGTGTCATCAGAAACGGCGGCGATGGCGGCGACGGCATCGTTATAATCAAGTACACCAAGTTTGAGAAAACCCTTACCACCAGCACGGGGGCCGGCGGCACTGTCACCACCCCGGGCATAGGCACATATACATACGGCAAGAACCAGGTTGTCAGCGTCCTTGCCACGGCGGACTCTTGCTACAGGTTCGATAGCTGGACAGGCACGGCCGTGACTGCGGGCAAGGTGGCCGATCCGAACGACGCTTCCACTACGGTCACCATGTCCGACAATTACACCCTCACGGCCAATTTCATATGGAACTGCTACGACCTCACCATAAGCTCCGGAGACGGCGGCGATGTTACCACCCCGGGCGAAGGCACGTTTGAAGACTATGCCTCCGGTCAGGTGGTCAATATTGTCGCCACGCCTGACGACTGCCACGCATTCGTTAACTGGAGCGGAGACACCGGCGCCATAGCCAACGTGAACGCCGCTTCAACCACCATCACCATGAACGGCAACTACTCCATAACCGCCAACTTTAGATGGGACTGCTACGACCTTACCACTAATTCAAGCAGCGACGGTTCCGTCACCACGCCCGGTGAAGGTACATACACGTATAATTTAAGTCAGGTGGTTAACATCGTCGCCACACCCGACTACTGTCAGGAATTCGTTAACTGGACGGGCGATACGGGCACCATCGCCAACGTGAACGCAGCTTCCACTACCATCACCATGGACGGCAACTACTCCATAACCGCCAATTTCACCTTCGATTCGGGCAGTTGTTTCAACCTCAGCACGAGCGCGGGAACCGGCGGCACGGTAACGACGCCGGGGACGGGAACCTACCCGTACCTTAGCGGCACGGTAGTAGATATTGTAGCCACTCCGGGAGACTGCTATGCCTTTTCTGACTGGTCCGGCAATACAAGCACCATTGACGGTGTCGCAAACAGTTCCACCACTATTACCGTGGACGATGACTATGCCATACAGGCCAATTTTGGACGATATACTTACATACTAACAATAACAAACGGCTCCGAAGGCGGCTCGCCTTATTTTGTGGGGTCCAACCCCATAGACTGCGGCACGATTGTTTCCGTCTACGCCAATACGCTCCCCGGCTACACATTTATCGGATGGAGCCCGCCGGACGCGGTCGTGGACGATACAGACGAGGAAACCACATTGCTGATACATGATAATACCACCTTATGGTCTTTCTATGTCAGCGGCACGCCTACCCCCACGGTAACCCCTACGCCAACAACTCCAGGTAACGAGAGCCAGAGCACTATGTATTTAACATGGCATGTGTCTCAAGAGAACTTCAGGCTCAACAGCGCGGGCGGCTATATAATAGCGGACATACTGGCAAATATGACCAGCAGGATGGGTAAAACCCTTGAGAAACAACTTACAATATACATCAAGCAAAGGGTCACGGAAGTAAGCCAGGGGCGTGGGGGCATATGGGGGGAAGATCTTATCGTTGGACTTGACTCCATGTCCATCAGCGGCGAGGGCAACCTGTTCAGCGGCGACCTGTACGTTGACGGTGCCGTCTCCGTAACCGGCGAGGGAAACATGGTCAGCGGCACTTTGTACTGTGACCTTCTTTCCGCAACGGGAGACGGCGCGGATTTCAGATGCGGGGGTCCCGAGTCCTGTCCTGCAGTCAGCTTCGATGAGATAGAAAGTAAACTGGGCACGCCCGACGATAAATTCTATGCTAACCTGTCGGAGAGCATCGAAGTGCTGGATGACATAAATAACGAGTATGTCTTCACCACGGACGTTGTCCTTACCACTGTAGATGAGGTCTGGCAGGATAACGATCCAAGCACATACACATTGAAGCCCGGTTATTACTACAGCCCGGGCACCATAACGCTTAGCACCGGAGGCGTACCTACCAGAGGACGCGTTACATTCATCGCTGATCAGATCATCATTGATAATACCACCACCGGATATGGTTCGGAATACTATATAGGATTGGAGCCTTATGACGCGGACGGCCTGCTTCTGTGGTCCACGGGAAACGGCGGCACCCCCAACACGTTTAATAACGGCGATATCATGATCAAGGGAGATGATGGCTGGAGGAACGCCTGTGTCAGGCTTGAAGGGGTTCTCTTCGCCCCGGACGGCGAGATAGAGCTGCAGGGCAGCGGGCCTAGACTGCAGGGATATGAAAGGCCCATACTCAGCAGAGGGGCCATTATGGCTAAGTATCTGACCATCTACGGCAACGAGTGGTGGATGTACAGATGGTGA
- a CDS encoding PilN domain-containing protein — MTMQQAPERRPAKINLNLLPDEYRPPKKSYLGLTLYLIAFILICAAAMFFIMKSGIDSDIKALDQNLTSLQQQIAELRENKDEAEPIQDQITNTQNQLASLEADYQSFLDSRAFWSEIIAEIDDLVPGKKITLDSITDRGDTINIAGMSTKRIYVYDYAVSLEESDLFENVDFTFGDCPDVSECDFNIILQLTGAN; from the coding sequence ATGACGATGCAGCAAGCACCGGAAAGACGTCCTGCAAAGATAAATCTGAATCTTCTACCGGATGAATATCGCCCCCCTAAAAAATCATACCTTGGCCTTACACTATATCTAATAGCATTTATCCTGATCTGCGCAGCAGCCATGTTTTTCATCATGAAATCCGGCATTGACAGCGATATCAAGGCCCTTGATCAAAACCTAACAAGCCTTCAGCAGCAGATCGCTGAACTGCGCGAAAATAAAGACGAGGCGGAGCCCATTCAAGATCAGATTACCAACACACAGAATCAACTGGCAAGTTTGGAGGCGGACTACCAAAGCTTCTTGGACAGTCGTGCATTCTGGTCTGAAATCATCGCCGAGATTGATGACCTGGTTCCGGGTAAAAAGATCACTTTAGACAGCATAACCGATAGGGGTGACACAATAAATATTGCTGGTATGTCTACAAAAAGAATATATGTATACGATTACGCTGTATCCCTTGAAGAGAGCGATTTATTCGAAAATGTTGATTTCACATTTGGCGATTGTCCTGATGTATCCGAGTGCGATTTTAACATAATATTACAATTAACTGGAGCGAACTAG
- a CDS encoding prepilin peptidase, with product MTPIFAAFVFALFGMSIGSMLNVCIDRIPAGQSIVRPPSHCPYCNRKIAGIDLIPIFSYIFLRGRCRYCGAGIPIRIFIVELTTALLFGLIAWHFMSHHDGLSALVAIPIVYACVFMVIFFIDLEQQIIIVHPIVTAGIILALIFSLFWDGFGEYWPQASIANTYFDGITSSLLGGATGFVFMIVPYLIARWHYKSEGIGQGDIYLGVFIGAATGFPLVFLALIIGVIIGGVTAIALLALRRKKKKDMIPFGPFLSVGAMIAVIWGTQMMDWYLNRYSSF from the coding sequence ATGACGCCAATCTTTGCGGCATTCGTTTTCGCGCTGTTCGGCATGTCCATCGGCAGTATGTTGAATGTGTGCATAGACCGCATCCCAGCCGGGCAATCCATAGTCAGACCTCCATCACACTGTCCTTACTGCAATAGAAAAATAGCAGGCATAGACCTGATACCCATCTTCAGCTATATATTCCTGCGCGGCCGCTGCAGGTACTGCGGGGCCGGGATACCCATCCGTATATTCATTGTTGAGCTGACAACAGCGCTTCTCTTCGGACTGATCGCGTGGCACTTCATGTCCCATCACGACGGCCTGAGCGCACTTGTTGCCATTCCCATTGTATACGCCTGCGTCTTCATGGTCATTTTCTTCATCGATCTGGAACAGCAGATAATAATCGTCCACCCGATAGTCACGGCAGGAATAATACTGGCGCTTATCTTCTCGCTGTTCTGGGACGGCTTCGGGGAATACTGGCCCCAGGCTAGTATAGCCAATACCTACTTCGACGGCATAACATCGTCGCTTCTGGGCGGCGCTACCGGATTCGTCTTTATGATAGTTCCGTACCTCATCGCCAGGTGGCACTACAAGTCGGAGGGGATAGGGCAGGGGGACATATACCTTGGAGTTTTTATAGGCGCGGCGACGGGATTCCCGCTGGTCTTCCTGGCTTTAATAATAGGAGTGATTATCGGCGGCGTAACGGCCATCGCACTGTTAGCCCTGCGCCGTAAGAAGAAGAAGGACATGATACCCTTCGGGCCGTTCCTGTCTGTCGGGGCTATGATAGCGGTGATATGGGGAACCCAGATGATGGACTGGTATCTCAACCGTTATTCATCATTCTGA
- a CDS encoding type II secretion system protein: MKTYKNIGFGPRKSKKGFTLIELLIVMVILAILAGVVVMAVGGVFGNARERAYDTTKDELKNAVAEYASRHSGDFPYTSTANITLTSPAGTYYIINIGDILTANGGVLADEPDSVALLDTADNCDGGLTCTASDTAHYVWLMDAYGNIYSQCDDENGGSTACDAEDEDGFMTVYP, encoded by the coding sequence ATGAAGACGTATAAAAACATAGGGTTCGGGCCACGGAAAAGCAAGAAAGGTTTCACGTTAATCGAGTTATTGATCGTTATGGTCATCCTGGCGATCCTGGCCGGAGTCGTGGTCATGGCCGTAGGCGGCGTATTTGGCAATGCCAGAGAGCGCGCTTACGATACAACTAAGGACGAGCTGAAGAACGCCGTTGCAGAGTACGCAAGTCGCCACTCAGGAGATTTCCCGTATACGAGCACCGCCAACATAACACTTACCTCTCCTGCGGGCACATACTACATCATCAACATAGGCGATATACTGACTGCGAATGGCGGCGTACTAGCGGACGAGCCGGACAGCGTTGCTCTTCTGGACACCGCTGATAACTGCGATGGTGGACTGACATGCACTGCCAGCGACACTGCCCACTACGTATGGCTGATGGATGCTTACGGCAACATATACTCCCAATGCGATGACGAAAACGGCGGCAGCACTGCTTGCGACGCCGAGGATGAAGATGGTTTCATGACCGTATATCCGTAA
- a CDS encoding YifB family Mg chelatase-like AAA ATPase — protein MLAKVLSCAVVGLEGCIVEVEIDISPGLPAFNIVGLPDTAVQEAKERVRAAIKNSGLYFPAKRITVNLAPADMKKEGPAYDLPIAVGILICSGQIQADVSDTALLGELSLDGSLRHTHGILPMVALAADNSLHSVFVPAVDAREASLVQEAKILPVNSLSELARHLNRNECISYYVPEEELQNTSIMSATDLADIKGQEHVKRGLEVAAAGGHNFLMSGPPGSGKTLLARSLPSILPKMSRAEALEVTKIYSISGLLPSDTPLIMQRPYRAPHYTISNAGLVGGGRWPRPGEISLSHRGVLFLDELPEFGHNVLEVLRQPLEDKVVSISRAQGSVTFPANFMLLAAMNPCPCGYFGDPIKECTCSPGTISRYQKRISGPLLDRIDMFVQVPRIEYEKLADDHKGESSELVRSRVEEAREIQRARFAGTRIVCNAEMSPSQVKLFCQVESEAQQLLKAAMQQMALSARAFHRVLKLARTIADLAKEPGIHVSHLAEALQYRPRSLMQ, from the coding sequence ATGCTCGCAAAAGTATTAAGCTGCGCCGTGGTCGGCCTTGAAGGCTGCATCGTAGAGGTGGAGATAGATATTTCACCCGGCCTGCCTGCATTCAACATCGTAGGATTGCCGGATACCGCGGTGCAGGAGGCCAAGGAGAGGGTCCGCGCAGCTATCAAAAACAGCGGACTGTACTTCCCTGCCAAACGCATCACGGTTAACCTGGCCCCCGCCGACATGAAGAAAGAAGGCCCGGCCTACGACCTGCCGATAGCCGTAGGCATACTGATATGCTCGGGACAAATACAAGCGGATGTCTCAGACACGGCACTCCTCGGCGAACTGTCGCTGGACGGCAGCCTGCGCCACACTCACGGAATCCTGCCCATGGTGGCCCTTGCTGCTGACAACAGCCTTCATTCCGTCTTCGTCCCGGCCGTTGACGCCCGCGAGGCCTCGCTGGTGCAGGAAGCAAAGATACTGCCCGTCAATTCGCTATCGGAGCTGGCGCGGCATCTGAATCGTAACGAATGCATATCTTACTATGTGCCGGAGGAGGAACTGCAGAATACGTCAATCATGTCCGCGACAGACCTGGCGGACATCAAGGGGCAAGAGCACGTAAAGCGCGGGCTGGAGGTGGCCGCGGCGGGAGGACACAACTTCCTCATGAGCGGGCCGCCGGGCAGCGGCAAAACCCTACTCGCGCGCTCCCTGCCGTCGATACTGCCGAAGATGAGCAGGGCTGAGGCTCTTGAGGTGACGAAGATTTACAGCATCAGCGGCCTGCTGCCGTCGGACACCCCGCTGATAATGCAGCGGCCCTACCGCGCCCCACATTACACCATCTCAAACGCCGGACTTGTCGGCGGCGGCAGGTGGCCCAGGCCGGGCGAGATTAGCCTGAGCCACCGGGGCGTGCTCTTCCTCGACGAGCTGCCCGAGTTCGGGCACAACGTGCTGGAGGTGCTGAGACAGCCGCTGGAGGACAAGGTGGTGAGTATCAGCAGAGCGCAGGGCAGCGTCACCTTTCCTGCCAACTTCATGCTGCTTGCGGCCATGAATCCGTGCCCGTGCGGATACTTCGGCGATCCGATAAAGGAGTGCACCTGTTCGCCGGGCACAATATCGCGATATCAGAAACGCATCAGCGGCCCTCTCCTGGACCGGATAGACATGTTCGTGCAGGTGCCGCGCATAGAATACGAGAAGCTGGCTGATGACCACAAAGGCGAATCGTCCGAATTAGTACGTTCCAGGGTCGAGGAAGCACGAGAGATACAGCGCGCGAGGTTCGCCGGCACCAGGATAGTCTGCAACGCAGAGATGTCCCCCTCTCAGGTTAAGCTGTTCTGCCAGGTGGAATCCGAGGCGCAGCAGCTGTTAAAAGCGGCCATGCAGCAGATGGCGCTCTCGGCGCGGGCCTTCCACCGCGTGCTCAAGCTGGCGCGCACCATCGCCGACCTGGCTAAGGAACCCGGCATTCACGTAAGCCATCTGGCCGAGGCGCTGCAGTACAGGCCGAGGAGCCTGATGCAGTAG